Proteins from a genomic interval of Rhodothermales bacterium:
- a CDS encoding NTP transferase domain-containing protein: protein MATTERTGLILAAGFGSRLAENGHAEVPKPLIQLGGTSLIVRALQGLEAAGCTRSVIVLGHRHSLIRRAVEDEYAGSMPIQFVFNERYDLSNGVSVLSAAPHLGNEFVLVMADHVVSEDVMLAAGAHVPPEDGATLLVDYRIDQVFDLDDATKVVERDGRIAAIGKHLTEYNCIDIGVFVCTRALLDAIQVVYDREGDASLSHGVQALSGRGTMHVLDIGDGFWQDVDTPDMLDHVQQRLGLRAAG, encoded by the coding sequence ATGGCCACAACAGAACGTACCGGCCTCATTCTGGCCGCCGGCTTTGGCTCCAGACTGGCTGAGAACGGACACGCCGAGGTGCCGAAGCCCCTGATTCAACTCGGCGGTACTTCGCTGATTGTGCGCGCGCTGCAGGGACTGGAGGCCGCCGGATGCACACGCAGCGTCATTGTCCTGGGTCATCGGCACAGCCTGATACGGCGGGCGGTCGAGGACGAATATGCCGGGTCGATGCCCATTCAGTTCGTATTCAACGAACGGTACGATCTGTCGAACGGAGTGTCTGTGCTCAGCGCGGCGCCGCACCTTGGGAACGAGTTCGTGCTCGTGATGGCAGACCACGTGGTGTCGGAAGATGTGATGCTCGCTGCGGGCGCCCACGTTCCGCCGGAAGACGGTGCCACCCTCCTGGTCGACTACCGGATTGACCAGGTGTTTGACCTCGACGACGCCACCAAAGTCGTTGAGCGAGACGGGCGCATCGCGGCCATCGGCAAGCACCTGACGGAGTACAATTGCATTGACATCGGCGTGTTTGTGTGCACGCGCGCGCTGCTGGATGCCATCCAGGTGGTCTACGACAGAGAGGGCGACGCGTCACTCTCTCACGGGGTGCAGGCCCTTTCCGGCAGAGGGACCATGCACGTGCTGGATATCGGCGACGGATTCTGGCAGGACGTCGACACGCCGGACATGCTCGATCACGTGCAACAGCGACTCGGATTGCGCGCTGCGGGCTGA
- a CDS encoding inositol-3-phosphate synthase, with protein sequence MTPLPLASPHSGKLLVLTPGLGAVSTTFMAGVEAIRQGIAQPVGSLSQMQTIRIGARSEGRNPLIRDLVDLAPLEDLEFGAWDVFSDTALEAAKRADVLRPDHLDPVGDFLSGIKPMAAAFDRKYVKRLDGPNVKQGANKYELAEQLRQDIRDRLNETGAERAVMVWCGSTEVYLRPAACHQTPESFVQGLKDNDPAIAPSQLYAYAAIMEGVPYANGAPNLSADVPALEMLAEKHGVPIAGKDFKTGQTLMKTILAPGMKARMLGINGWFSTNILGNRDGEVLDDESSFKAKEVTKSAVLDTLLQAETYPNLYGDLYHKVRINYYPPRGDEKEGWDNIDIFGWMGYRMQIKVDFLCRDSILAAPIVLDLALFLDLAARSGRSGIQEWLSFYFKSPHVGEGHVPEHDLFIQHFRLKNTLRVMAGHEPLTHLSENFDLHADLH encoded by the coding sequence ATGACTCCCCTCCCTCTTGCGAGCCCCCATTCCGGCAAACTGCTGGTCCTGACGCCTGGCCTTGGCGCCGTTTCGACCACGTTCATGGCCGGGGTCGAGGCCATCCGACAGGGCATAGCGCAGCCCGTGGGATCGCTCTCCCAGATGCAGACCATCCGCATCGGGGCCCGCTCGGAAGGCCGAAACCCGCTGATTCGGGACCTCGTGGACCTGGCCCCGCTGGAGGACCTGGAATTTGGTGCCTGGGACGTTTTCAGCGACACGGCACTGGAGGCGGCGAAACGGGCAGACGTGCTTCGTCCGGACCACCTGGATCCGGTAGGTGACTTCCTGAGCGGCATCAAGCCCATGGCCGCGGCCTTCGACCGCAAGTACGTCAAGCGCCTGGACGGCCCGAACGTGAAGCAGGGGGCCAACAAGTATGAGCTGGCCGAACAGCTGCGGCAGGACATCCGGGATCGCCTGAATGAGACCGGAGCCGAGCGCGCCGTCATGGTCTGGTGCGGTTCCACCGAAGTCTATCTGCGGCCGGCTGCGTGTCATCAGACCCCGGAGTCGTTTGTGCAGGGTCTGAAAGACAACGACCCGGCCATCGCTCCCTCGCAGCTCTATGCCTACGCCGCCATCATGGAGGGCGTGCCCTACGCGAACGGAGCGCCGAATCTCTCAGCGGACGTGCCAGCGCTCGAGATGCTGGCGGAAAAACACGGGGTGCCCATCGCCGGCAAGGACTTCAAGACCGGGCAGACCCTGATGAAAACCATCCTGGCCCCGGGCATGAAGGCCCGCATGCTCGGCATAAACGGATGGTTCTCCACCAACATTCTCGGCAACCGCGATGGGGAGGTGCTGGATGACGAATCCAGCTTCAAGGCCAAGGAGGTGACCAAGTCGGCCGTGCTCGACACGCTGCTGCAGGCGGAGACCTACCCGAATCTGTACGGCGACCTGTACCACAAGGTCAGGATCAACTACTACCCGCCTCGCGGGGACGAAAAGGAGGGCTGGGACAACATCGACATCTTCGGGTGGATGGGGTACCGCATGCAGATCAAGGTGGATTTCCTCTGCCGCGACTCCATCCTGGCCGCACCCATTGTGCTTGACCTGGCGCTGTTCCTTGACCTGGCCGCCCGCTCGGGCCGCTCGGGCATCCAGGAGTGGTTGTCATTCTACTTCAAGAGCCCCCATGTCGGGGAGGGTCACGTGCCGGAGCACGACCTGTTCATCCAGCACTTCAGGCTCAAAAACACCTTGCGGGTCATGGCGGGCCACGAGCCGCTTACGCACCTGTCGGAGAACTTCGACCTGCACGCGGACCTGCACTGA
- a CDS encoding PD40 domain-containing protein — protein sequence MKQIASALFLALACGPVVAQTVAENDSSAALAKQEKALPLIPTRTMAYTATEGSWISLDVSPDGETILFELLGDLYTMPVTGGEATRITSGMAYDMQPRYSPDGQHIVFISDRNGSENIWVANADGSEPRARTTAEKKSFMSPEWTPDGTYIVANDGTRLRLYHRDGGSGAELSDSFLIGAAFGPDADVVWVNIRGTLPRGIDVPDDAGSAGAAFRDAHAHPVPPQSSSRRVGTYQIAELDRSNGEIRVRSHEHEGAFRPVPSPDGRYVVYATRHDARSALKLLDLENGNESWLVMDVQRDDSQGGGARDRDVYPGSAFLPDGSALITSFGGKIWRVSVPGGALTEIPFSAEVELEMGPLALYDYPVNDSTLTVSQIRGARPSPDGSRLVFSALDRLWVAPLSQDSMAVVRDARRLTDHELVEHGPVWSPDGRWIAYVTWDDARGGHIRRVRADGTAQPETLTPAAFYDKIAYSRDGTRIMGMRGSRMHRTRMLEDFGSHHASSESEYVWIPAEGGEVNRIKWVGGASTQEGRNAPHIGPDPERLYIWDGSDGLLSMRFDGTELRTVVKVSGTPNGRSGGSPVSPDEVVLSPDGKRALVRVARNVYAITVPPIGGNVPTVSVRSSSAFPSWRITDIGGDFVGWANDGSAVHYAIGRSFFRYDLSDRLDVETAQEAAKDDSTLTAPADYSPLRTDIEIVVPKDRPSGDVVLRGARVITMNGDQVLERGDIWVRDNRIAGIGPALAVPDGTREIPVTGKTIIPGLVDIHAHTWVAWGVHRRQVSQFLAQLAYGVTTQRDPQTSSEDVVTYSDLVETGDILGPRIYSTGPGIFSSDAISSLEEARNVLKRYADHFNTLTIKQYLAGDRKVRQWVIMAANELGLTPTTEGGSNFTMNLTLMQDGYAGLEHALPISPFYEDVVRLTAESGLFYTPTLVVAYGGPSGFNYYITREDVDANERLRRFTPHDELDKWKSATWYRDDQYVHFLHAEQLTKVVEAGGKVGLGSHGEVQGLGTHWELWMMASGGMQPMDALRAATIHSADAIGLDNDLGSLEAGKLADLIVLDSNPLDDIHNTADIRYVMKNGRLYDAATMDEIWPRNQPLPDQWWWRVEPER from the coding sequence GTGAAGCAGATCGCCTCCGCCCTGTTCCTTGCCCTGGCCTGCGGACCTGTCGTAGCGCAAACCGTTGCGGAAAACGACTCCTCAGCCGCCCTCGCCAAGCAGGAGAAGGCACTCCCCCTGATCCCGACGCGCACGATGGCCTATACGGCAACCGAGGGCTCCTGGATCTCGCTGGACGTCTCGCCGGACGGGGAAACCATCCTGTTTGAGTTGCTGGGCGACCTGTACACCATGCCGGTCACCGGCGGCGAGGCCACGCGCATCACGAGCGGCATGGCGTACGACATGCAGCCCAGGTATTCGCCCGACGGTCAGCACATTGTCTTCATCAGCGATCGGAATGGGTCTGAGAACATCTGGGTCGCGAACGCAGACGGCAGTGAACCCAGAGCGCGCACCACTGCAGAGAAGAAGTCGTTCATGTCGCCCGAGTGGACGCCTGACGGCACGTATATCGTGGCCAACGACGGCACCAGGCTGAGGCTCTACCACCGGGATGGGGGGTCTGGTGCCGAGCTTTCCGACAGCTTCCTGATTGGGGCGGCCTTCGGGCCGGACGCTGATGTGGTCTGGGTGAACATCCGCGGCACGCTGCCACGCGGCATCGACGTGCCGGATGATGCAGGCTCCGCCGGTGCGGCCTTTCGGGACGCGCATGCCCACCCGGTGCCGCCTCAGAGCTCCAGTCGTAGGGTCGGCACCTACCAGATTGCGGAGCTGGACCGCTCCAATGGCGAGATTCGGGTGCGCTCGCACGAACATGAAGGGGCCTTTCGACCCGTGCCCAGCCCGGATGGCCGTTACGTGGTTTATGCCACGCGCCATGACGCGCGGAGTGCGCTGAAGCTGCTTGACCTCGAAAACGGGAATGAGTCGTGGTTGGTCATGGATGTGCAGCGCGACGACTCGCAGGGCGGTGGAGCGCGCGATCGCGACGTCTACCCGGGGTCCGCGTTTCTGCCGGACGGCTCGGCGCTGATCACCAGTTTCGGGGGCAAGATCTGGCGCGTATCCGTTCCCGGCGGGGCTCTGACCGAGATCCCGTTTTCTGCCGAAGTCGAACTGGAGATGGGGCCGCTCGCCCTGTACGACTATCCGGTCAACGACAGCACGCTGACCGTCAGCCAGATCCGTGGCGCGCGGCCGAGTCCGGACGGCAGCCGATTGGTGTTCTCCGCACTGGACCGCCTGTGGGTGGCACCGCTGTCGCAGGATTCCATGGCTGTGGTACGGGACGCACGCCGGCTCACGGACCACGAACTGGTAGAACACGGTCCGGTCTGGAGTCCGGACGGTCGCTGGATTGCCTACGTCACGTGGGACGATGCGCGCGGGGGCCACATCAGGCGGGTGCGTGCTGACGGCACTGCGCAGCCGGAAACGCTGACACCGGCCGCCTTCTACGACAAGATCGCCTACTCACGCGACGGCACCCGCATCATGGGAATGCGGGGTTCGCGCATGCACCGTACCAGGATGCTGGAAGATTTCGGAAGCCATCATGCGAGCTCCGAATCCGAGTACGTCTGGATTCCGGCAGAAGGGGGAGAAGTGAATCGCATCAAATGGGTCGGCGGTGCCTCCACCCAGGAAGGCCGCAACGCCCCGCACATCGGACCGGACCCCGAGCGGCTCTACATCTGGGACGGCTCGGACGGCCTGCTTTCGATGCGTTTCGACGGCACCGAATTGCGCACCGTCGTCAAGGTCTCCGGCACACCGAACGGTCGTTCCGGCGGTAGCCCGGTTTCGCCGGATGAGGTCGTCCTGTCTCCCGACGGCAAGCGCGCCCTGGTGCGTGTGGCTCGCAACGTGTACGCGATCACGGTGCCCCCGATCGGCGGCAACGTGCCCACGGTGTCGGTGCGCTCCTCGAGTGCTTTTCCATCCTGGCGCATCACCGACATCGGCGGCGACTTCGTCGGCTGGGCGAACGATGGGTCCGCGGTGCACTATGCGATCGGGCGCAGCTTCTTCCGCTATGACCTGAGTGACCGCCTGGACGTGGAGACGGCTCAGGAGGCCGCCAAGGATGACTCCACGCTGACCGCACCGGCGGACTACAGCCCCCTGCGCACCGACATTGAAATCGTCGTGCCCAAGGATCGTCCATCGGGCGATGTGGTGCTGCGCGGGGCACGGGTGATCACCATGAACGGCGATCAGGTGCTGGAGCGTGGTGACATCTGGGTGCGAGACAACCGCATCGCCGGTATCGGGCCTGCTCTCGCCGTGCCGGACGGAACGCGGGAGATCCCGGTGACCGGAAAAACCATCATACCGGGTCTTGTGGACATTCATGCCCACACGTGGGTGGCCTGGGGCGTGCACCGCAGACAGGTATCGCAGTTCCTGGCTCAGCTCGCCTATGGCGTCACTACGCAAAGGGATCCACAAACCAGCTCGGAGGACGTGGTGACCTACAGCGACCTCGTGGAGACGGGGGACATTCTGGGGCCCCGCATTTACTCCACGGGTCCGGGCATTTTTTCGAGCGATGCGATCTCCAGCCTGGAGGAAGCCCGCAATGTGTTGAAGCGCTACGCGGACCACTTCAATACGCTCACCATCAAACAGTACCTGGCCGGCGACCGCAAGGTCAGGCAGTGGGTCATCATGGCGGCGAACGAGTTGGGGCTGACTCCCACGACGGAAGGCGGCTCGAACTTCACCATGAACCTCACCCTCATGCAGGACGGCTACGCCGGCCTGGAGCATGCGCTTCCGATCAGTCCCTTCTATGAGGATGTGGTGCGCCTGACGGCTGAAAGTGGGCTCTTCTACACACCGACGCTTGTGGTGGCCTACGGCGGGCCCAGTGGGTTCAACTACTACATCACCAGAGAAGATGTCGACGCGAATGAGCGGCTCCGGCGCTTCACGCCGCACGACGAACTCGACAAGTGGAAATCGGCTACCTGGTACAGGGATGACCAGTATGTGCACTTTCTGCACGCCGAGCAGCTGACCAAGGTCGTGGAGGCCGGAGGCAAGGTAGGCCTCGGTTCACACGGAGAGGTGCAGGGCCTGGGCACGCATTGGGAATTGTGGATGATGGCGTCAGGAGGCATGCAGCCCATGGATGCCCTCCGGGCAGCGACCATTCATTCGGCGGATGCGATCGGGCTCGACAACGACCTCGGATCGCTGGAGGCAGGCAAACTGGCGGATCTCATTGTCCTGGACTCGAACCCGCTGGACGACATCCACAACACGGCCGACATCCGGTATGTCATGAAAAACGGGCGACTCTATGATGCGGCGACGATGGACGAGATTTGGCCCCGAAACCAGCCACTCCCGGACCAGTGGTGGTGGCGCGTCGAGCCTGAACGCTAG
- a CDS encoding alcohol dehydrogenase catalytic domain-containing protein, protein MIQGRAAVTDGQGNWRIDQIQTALPSDGEVLVAIKASGVCHTDWDSRTWGRSMIMGHEGAGVVLEVGPGVERVASGDRVLLNWAIPCETCFQCERGNKSLCEDQKAAHEGSARVGTETVSRSFNLGTMATHSLVHERAVVTIPDQVPFPCAAIMGCGVMTGVGSVLNAAQVEQGASVVVIGCGGVGLNVIQGARLAGAHPIIAIDIRDSRLDMARQFGATHAVRPAPEDRDLVEAASQVAELTGGRGADYAFEATGIPSLGAAPLRMVRNAGMAIQVSGIEEDLTIDMNLFEWDKLYLNPLYGKCDPARDFPLLIDAYTDGSLLLDEMISRTYALDDLGDAFDDMLNGRIAKGVLILS, encoded by the coding sequence GTGATACAGGGGCGGGCGGCGGTTACCGACGGCCAGGGCAACTGGCGCATCGACCAGATCCAGACGGCACTTCCGTCCGATGGCGAAGTGCTTGTGGCCATCAAGGCCTCCGGAGTCTGCCACACGGACTGGGACTCGAGAACCTGGGGGCGAAGCATGATCATGGGCCACGAGGGCGCAGGAGTCGTGCTGGAGGTCGGCCCTGGGGTTGAGCGGGTCGCGTCGGGAGATCGCGTATTGCTCAACTGGGCCATTCCGTGCGAGACCTGCTTCCAGTGCGAACGGGGCAACAAGTCGCTCTGCGAGGATCAAAAGGCGGCCCACGAGGGGAGCGCGCGGGTAGGCACGGAAACCGTCAGCCGCTCGTTCAATCTGGGCACCATGGCTACCCATTCGCTGGTCCACGAACGTGCCGTCGTCACTATTCCGGATCAGGTGCCGTTCCCGTGCGCGGCCATCATGGGATGCGGCGTCATGACCGGAGTAGGGTCTGTGTTGAACGCCGCGCAGGTCGAGCAGGGTGCTTCTGTCGTCGTGATCGGCTGTGGCGGCGTGGGGCTGAACGTCATTCAGGGCGCTCGACTGGCAGGCGCCCACCCGATCATCGCCATCGACATCCGGGACTCCCGGCTGGACATGGCTCGGCAGTTTGGGGCGACTCATGCGGTACGCCCCGCTCCGGAAGACCGGGACCTGGTGGAAGCTGCCTCGCAGGTGGCGGAGTTGACAGGCGGCCGGGGCGCTGACTACGCGTTCGAGGCCACGGGCATTCCCAGCCTGGGCGCCGCGCCGCTGCGCATGGTGCGGAACGCGGGCATGGCCATTCAGGTCAGCGGGATCGAGGAGGACCTGACCATCGACATGAACCTCTTCGAATGGGACAAGCTGTACCTGAACCCGCTCTACGGAAAGTGCGATCCCGCACGAGACTTCCCGCTCCTCATAGACGCCTACACCGACGGATCCCTGCTGCTGGACGAGATGATTTCCCGGACCTACGCACTGGATGATCTTGGCGATGCGTTTGATGATATGCTGAACGGCCGCATTGCCAAGGGCGTGCTGATCCTGTCGTGA
- a CDS encoding sugar porter family MFS transporter, with protein sequence MKRVTTWSLTAALAGFLFGFDTIVISGAEGRLQELWQSSDAFHGAVVVGMALWGTVAGAILGGIPTRILGRKRTLIGIGVLYTISAIGSAFAGDPITFAVFRFLGGLGVGASTVAAPSYISEIAPAKDRGRLVGLYQFNIVFGILVAFVSNFLLSGLGDDAWRWMMGVEAIPAVIYTLLALGLPLSPRWLLTKGRVEEADEVLRLVGAEESAQQLLADMAAESGPSESIFQKKYRLPLALAFLIAFFNQTSGINAILYYAPRVFAEAGLGASTALLSSVGIGITNLVFTLLGIYLIDRKGRKQLMYWGSIGYIISLALVSASFFLGWSGLAVAAFLFIFIGSHAVGQGAVIWVFISEIFPNHLRASGQAFGCSVHWVLAAIIPSLVPVLFGTIGAAVVFALFAGMMVLQLLWVRYMMPETAGRPLEELAHSLARP encoded by the coding sequence ATGAAACGCGTTACCACCTGGTCCCTGACCGCCGCGCTGGCCGGATTCCTGTTCGGCTTCGACACGATTGTGATCTCCGGCGCCGAAGGCCGGCTGCAGGAGCTCTGGCAGTCCTCGGACGCGTTCCACGGCGCCGTTGTCGTCGGCATGGCCCTCTGGGGCACGGTGGCCGGCGCGATTCTCGGCGGTATCCCCACGCGCATCCTGGGCCGCAAGCGCACCCTCATCGGGATCGGTGTGCTGTACACCATCTCCGCCATCGGATCCGCGTTCGCCGGCGACCCGATCACGTTCGCGGTCTTCCGATTCCTCGGCGGCCTGGGCGTCGGTGCATCGACCGTCGCCGCGCCATCCTACATCTCCGAAATCGCACCTGCCAAAGACCGGGGACGACTGGTAGGCCTGTACCAGTTCAACATCGTTTTCGGCATTCTGGTGGCGTTCGTCTCCAACTTTCTACTCTCGGGTCTCGGAGACGATGCCTGGCGCTGGATGATGGGCGTGGAGGCCATCCCGGCCGTCATCTACACCCTGCTGGCCCTGGGACTGCCCCTCAGTCCCCGCTGGCTGCTCACCAAGGGACGTGTCGAGGAGGCCGATGAAGTCCTGCGGCTCGTCGGCGCCGAAGAGAGCGCGCAGCAGCTCCTGGCCGACATGGCCGCCGAGTCGGGTCCTTCGGAGTCGATCTTCCAGAAGAAGTACCGACTGCCATTGGCCCTGGCGTTTCTGATCGCCTTCTTCAACCAGACCTCAGGAATCAACGCCATTCTGTACTACGCCCCGCGCGTCTTTGCGGAAGCCGGATTGGGTGCCAGCACGGCGCTGTTGAGCAGCGTTGGCATCGGTATCACGAATCTTGTCTTTACCCTGCTCGGCATCTACCTGATTGACCGCAAGGGCCGCAAGCAACTGATGTACTGGGGTTCGATCGGCTACATCATCTCGCTGGCTCTGGTGTCCGCTTCGTTCTTCCTTGGTTGGAGCGGACTCGCGGTGGCGGCCTTCCTGTTCATTTTCATCGGCTCCCACGCGGTGGGACAGGGCGCGGTCATCTGGGTGTTCATCTCGGAGATCTTCCCCAATCACCTGCGCGCATCCGGACAGGCCTTCGGGTGCTCCGTGCACTGGGTGCTTGCCGCCATTATCCCGTCACTGGTGCCGGTTCTGTTCGGCACCATCGGGGCCGCCGTCGTGTTTGCCCTGTTTGCCGGCATGATGGTGTTGCAACTACTCTGGGTGCGCTACATGATGCCTGAAACCGCCGGGCGCCCGCTCGAAGAACTCGCTCACTCTCTGGCTCGACCATGA
- a CDS encoding DoxX family protein: MKDRYHDLGLLILRLGFGLAFIYYHGWSKLTGGPERWEGIGGAMEMFGIGFGHTAFGFLAAFAESIGALMIAAGLFFRPVAALLAFTMLVASARHWITGQGTPAHALKNMFVLVGLMGIGPGRYSVDAWLQARRGAGGE; this comes from the coding sequence ATGAAAGACCGCTATCACGACCTCGGCCTCCTGATTCTCCGTCTGGGCTTTGGGCTGGCGTTTATCTACTACCACGGCTGGTCCAAGCTGACCGGCGGACCGGAGCGCTGGGAGGGCATCGGAGGTGCCATGGAGATGTTCGGCATTGGCTTCGGGCATACCGCGTTCGGGTTTCTTGCGGCGTTCGCGGAGTCGATCGGTGCGCTCATGATCGCAGCGGGACTGTTCTTCCGGCCGGTTGCGGCGCTTTTGGCGTTCACGATGCTGGTTGCCTCTGCACGCCACTGGATTACTGGTCAGGGCACGCCCGCCCACGCCCTCAAGAACATGTTCGTGTTGGTGGGGCTCATGGGCATCGGCCCCGGACGCTACAGCGTGGACGCGTGGTTGCAGGCCCGGCGCGGCGCTGGCGGCGAGTAG
- a CDS encoding DUF3047 domain-containing protein, with the protein MRPLLTIAALLLAAAPVAAQSIGPASPTASVPAGASTPCVPFSGCLVVADFEQFEAGGLPIGWLTYENKRDVRPVTGELQTDEERFVVASERGNRFIRALVYGKAHRIILPNDGEKLDWDVDSHPLLSWDWRALKLPVGARENMSRLNDTGAAIYVVFDEDWLGRPRTIKYSYSSSLPKGQTASYGALRVLVVSSQVEEGIERWIPVRRDVQQDYRDLFGKEPPSRPSAIFLWSDSDSVDSEAEVDFDNLRIHASG; encoded by the coding sequence GTGCGCCCTCTCCTGACCATAGCCGCCCTGCTGCTGGCAGCGGCACCGGTGGCAGCGCAATCCATTGGACCCGCTTCTCCGACGGCCTCCGTGCCTGCCGGGGCCAGCACGCCGTGTGTGCCCTTCTCAGGGTGCCTGGTGGTCGCCGACTTCGAACAGTTCGAGGCGGGCGGCCTGCCCATCGGCTGGCTGACCTATGAAAACAAGCGCGATGTGCGCCCGGTCACCGGAGAGCTGCAGACCGATGAGGAGCGCTTTGTCGTGGCCTCGGAGCGGGGTAACCGGTTCATCCGCGCCCTGGTCTATGGAAAGGCCCATCGCATCATTCTGCCGAACGATGGGGAGAAGCTGGACTGGGACGTCGACTCCCATCCGTTGTTGAGCTGGGACTGGCGTGCGCTGAAATTGCCCGTGGGAGCGCGCGAAAACATGTCCAGGCTGAACGACACCGGCGCGGCGATCTACGTGGTGTTCGACGAGGACTGGCTTGGCCGACCCCGCACCATCAAATACTCCTACAGCTCGTCGCTGCCCAAGGGCCAGACGGCGTCCTACGGCGCGTTGCGTGTGCTGGTGGTCAGTTCGCAGGTCGAAGAAGGCATAGAGCGCTGGATCCCGGTCCGGCGTGACGTGCAGCAGGACTATCGCGACCTCTTCGGCAAGGAGCCGCCGTCGCGCCCCTCGGCCATTTTCCTCTGGAGCGACTCGGACTCGGTTGACTCGGAGGCGGAAGTCGACTTCGACAACCTCCGCATCCACGCGAGCGGGTAG
- a CDS encoding phytanoyl-CoA dioxygenase family protein, producing the protein MHPELTTIDDTSYTLTHDQVAFYREHRYIKLKDVLSADELDHYGREITRKVIELNTMHLPMNERDTYSRAFLQVMNLWRESDVVKEFVFSKRLAHIAAQLMEVDGVRLYHDQALYKEPAGGYTPWHADQYYWPLASDKTVTAWIPLQATPLEMGPLEFSAASHELSAGRGLGISDESEAAIDTLLEQAGFEHVVEPFELGEVSFHAGWLYHRAGPNSTDQARRVMCIIYMDEQMKLKAPENENQQNDWDTWCPGADVGEVIDTPLNPVIYTS; encoded by the coding sequence GTGCACCCTGAATTGACCACGATAGACGATACCAGCTACACGCTGACACACGATCAGGTAGCTTTCTACCGGGAGCACCGGTACATCAAGCTGAAGGACGTCCTGAGTGCTGACGAGCTCGACCACTATGGCCGGGAAATCACGCGTAAAGTGATCGAGCTGAACACGATGCATCTCCCCATGAACGAGCGGGACACCTACTCCAGGGCGTTTCTGCAGGTCATGAACCTGTGGCGGGAGAGCGACGTCGTGAAGGAATTCGTCTTCTCGAAGCGGCTGGCCCACATTGCGGCGCAGCTCATGGAAGTGGACGGAGTGCGACTCTATCACGACCAGGCCCTGTACAAAGAGCCCGCGGGCGGCTACACCCCCTGGCACGCAGACCAGTACTACTGGCCGCTCGCCTCGGACAAGACCGTCACCGCGTGGATCCCGTTGCAGGCGACTCCCCTCGAGATGGGACCGTTGGAATTCAGCGCCGCGTCGCACGAACTCAGCGCCGGCCGGGGTCTAGGGATCTCCGACGAGAGCGAAGCGGCTATCGACACACTGCTTGAGCAGGCTGGCTTCGAGCACGTCGTGGAGCCGTTCGAACTGGGCGAGGTCAGCTTCCACGCGGGCTGGTTGTATCACCGCGCGGGACCGAACAGCACCGATCAGGCTCGGCGCGTGATGTGCATCATCTACATGGATGAGCAGATGAAACTGAAGGCTCCGGAAAACGAGAATCAGCAGAATGACTGGGATACCTGGTGCCCCGGCGCCGATGTGGGTGAAGTAATCGACACGCCGCTCAATCCTGTGATCTACACATCGTGA